The segment AGTCATCCTTTTCcgattaatcaaataaatatactaTTCAAGTAAAagtttcattatatatatatatatatatatatatatatatatatatatatatatatatatatatatatatatatatatatatatatataaataaataaaataccaTTAACAATAGTAACTAACAATAAATCATAATGTAAAATTGTCATTAATAAATTGGTAGAAAACCCACTTACAAAACTAATACTAAATAACTACGAAAACTTCCAAATCAAATGGACAATAGAAAGATCCAttccaaacaaaaataaacctaattaagaaaaacaaaaaacaaattatatgaaACCTTGTAGTGTAATATCTAGACCATGGGTAGAAGAAACAATGCAAATAACATGTTGAATGAATAAGCAGTATTGCTTGCAGAAGAGTGATTTCTTGAAGAAGCAGGAAAAATATAAGGATAATGATCATTCAACgtaggaggaggaggaggagttGCTGGAGTATTCATTGTCGTAGGAGGAGAAggagttgttgttgttgtagtttgACTAACTTTGATGTGTAATTTGAGTCCAGATGCACAATCACCAGGAATACCACTCATGAAGAAGTAATCTGCATCAAGTGTGTCAAGGAGGATTGAATCACTACCAGAGTTGAATGTTCCAATTGGATTACTAGCTGTGCATGAGTTGTAGTCATTGATGTTAACTTGCATCACATTGTGTAATTTTGGGTCGTAGTTGAAAACTGCATAAAAAGATCTATCAGAGTTTCACCTAATTCAATAATTTACTACTCGATATGTCTAAGTAGTTTAgtaaaaacttaattttttattttaaaaatttataaactcaAAATTCTGACGTACTTTACATctcaataaacaaaaaattttgttATACAATTCAACCATGTATATGCATTTTTTTAGTTGCATGTGTCTTTATTGACAATGTAACATGAACATTGACTATTTAATTTGACTACATTCTACTTTTAACATTATATAAAAACTCACTTGATATTGtttaaagttttatttgattttagtacTACATATATAAATTCCCGTACTATATATTTGCTTCAAATGATGAAGACTAAGATATGTTACCTAGTGTATCACCAGCTTGAAATTGCTTGAAAAAAGCCCATTCATCGTAATTGTAGTTAAATATCCATCCTGCAAGATCACCAACTTGATACACGGTATCCGTAGCGAATCTCATAGTAGCCATCATCACCACCAATACTATCAACATTGCTTTTCCGAAGAAAGTCATAGTTATACTCTTtaactttaataaaaaattaagacttCTGAATGTGAATTAATTTGAACAATGAGTTTATGAGGTTCTCAAAGGGGTGCTTTTATAGGAGTAGTTAATTACCTTTTATAGAATTTAAGGAAACATACATAGTACTTTTGGACATATAATTTCCAAGTATATACTTTTGaagttccaaaaaaaaaacttaccatTTTTGGGTTTTTGAAATTTACGGggtctttttcccttttttttttcctttattagtACGTCAAATCAAAgtttcaaaatgttgaaaatgccctttttaataaattattgtaGTTAGACCGAAAATAATTTCAAGAGTTTAAGTAGCCAAGAGCCCCCAAGTACGacaaactttattatttttggggAAATAATTTTGGACAATTTCCCATACAAGTAAGTTATGCcattatttcctttgtattatatttccataagtttttttaaaaaaagttccaATAATATAATCTACTTAAtttcaagtaaaatatttttttatgtaatgttttAGAACTTAGTAGTTATTACACACAATTTCCTTTCTAACGTTCTAATTTCCATAGATtgggaaaaaaaaacattttttcaaaaatatatcatcaattttcGGACGATTCTTTAACAAGTCATTGCAAATATTAACGATATTATTAGTATCTGTAAATTTCTCTCAAAAATGGCtttcacaaaaataacaataatatttttttcgtttatTACAATTATGGTTGTTTCCACAAAAGCTGTTGTTTATGAAGTTGGTGATTCTCAAGGTTGGATTGTAGGCAATATTGACTACAGTCAATGGGcctctacaaaaaaatttcatgttaatGACATCTTAGGTAAgcaataatttcttttaattttttatgtttcgaatttttttataatgatataattttattgaatatttattagtttgttcaaaatatataatataatgtgacTGTTATCGGGTCTATTGTTAAAAGGAGAATAAGCACTTGATGTACGACGACTTATTTCCCTTTATTTATGTTGACTTTAATCCTCCAAGTAAATTGTTCAATGCAACTATATTCATAACTTGTTTTGATTAAGTacatttctaaaatatttttgttttcttgaccTTATAAAGTACGTCTATTAATGGGAAAATTACTTgattaaacaaatatatattatgtatttatacaaaataataagagttttacaatattattattacgtAGCGTGATTTGGTTGAAGTTGTATTGATCCGCTCTATATCAGTGTATTAATTTGCTTTGTACTTATCATCAATTCATGCATGCTCTATATCATAGAGAACAAATAGAAAGTGACACTGAACTATTGCTATGTTTAATAATTAACCAAGTTATTGCTATAATTGATAACTAAGACTCAAAAGTATCaatctttttatgttttaaaagatcctcttttttatatttaaatttctgATCATATGAAATGATTCTTTTATGATATTCtagtatgtatttttgtaatGCAAGCTACTTGTTTCCATCATTACTAAATATAGAAAGATCATTTtcttaaac is part of the Solanum lycopersicum chromosome 1, SLM_r2.1 genome and harbors:
- the LOC104646100 gene encoding mavicyanin-like gives rise to the protein MTFFGKAMLIVLVVMMATMRFATDTVYQVGDLAGWIFNYNYDEWAFFKQFQAGDTLVFNYDPKLHNVMQVNINDYNSCTASNPIGTFNSGSDSILLDTLDADYFFMSGIPGDCASGLKLHIKVSQTTTTTTPSPPTTMNTPATPPPPPTLNDHYPYIFPASSRNHSSASNTAYSFNMLFALFLLPMV